In Jeotgalibaca arthritidis, a single genomic region encodes these proteins:
- the infC gene encoding translation initiation factor IF-3: protein MTIAKDMMVNDGIRARELRVIGSNGEQVGVVTKAEALKLAEATNQDLVLVSPNANPPVARIMDYGKFRFEQQKREREARKNQKVVNIKEVRLSPSIDENDFQTKMRNARKFLEKGDKVKASIRFRGRAITHKEIGQKVLDRLSSELSDVSTIESHPRMDGRSMFLMLAPKTEK, encoded by the coding sequence ATGACCATAGCTAAAGATATGATGGTAAATGACGGCATCCGTGCTCGTGAACTTCGAGTTATCGGTAGTAATGGTGAACAAGTCGGAGTTGTAACGAAAGCAGAAGCTTTAAAACTAGCTGAAGCAACGAATCAAGATCTTGTATTAGTTTCGCCAAATGCAAACCCGCCAGTAGCCCGTATTATGGATTACGGAAAATTCCGTTTCGAACAACAAAAACGTGAACGTGAAGCTCGTAAAAACCAAAAAGTGGTCAACATCAAAGAAGTGCGACTAAGTCCTTCCATCGATGAGAATGATTTCCAAACGAAGATGCGTAATGCGCGTAAGTTCTTGGAAAAAGGCGATAAAGTGAAAGCCTCTATTCGCTTTAGAGGACGTGCGATTACTCATAAAGAAATCGGACAAAAAGTCCTAGATCGTCTGTCATCTGAACTTTCAGATGTTTCTACAATCGAATCCCATCCACGTATGGACGGCAGAAGCATGTTCTTGATGCTGGCTCCAAAAACAGAGAAGTAA
- the rpmI gene encoding 50S ribosomal protein L35 produces the protein MPKQKTHRASAKRFKRTGNGGLKRYSAFTSHRFHGKTKKQRRQLRRPSMVSASDMKRISQQLSQMK, from the coding sequence ATGCCAAAACAAAAAACACACCGTGCCTCAGCGAAACGCTTTAAGAGAACTGGTAATGGCGGACTGAAACGCTACAGTGCTTTTACTAGCCACCGTTTCCACGGAAAAACTAAGAAACAAAGACGTCAATTACGTCGCCCATCTATGGTATCTGCATCTGATATGAAACGTATCAGCCAACAGTTATCACAAATGAAATAA
- the rplT gene encoding 50S ribosomal protein L20, producing the protein MPRVKGGTVTRQRRKKVLKLAKGYYGSKHTLFKTAKQQVMKSHMYAYRDRRQKKRNFRKLWIARINAAARMNGLSYSKLIHGMKVSGNEMNRKMLADLAVNDAAAFTAIAEQASKALENK; encoded by the coding sequence ATGCCACGTGTAAAAGGTGGAACAGTAACACGCCAACGTCGTAAAAAAGTATTGAAATTGGCTAAAGGTTATTATGGTTCAAAACATACATTATTTAAAACAGCTAAACAACAAGTGATGAAATCTCATATGTACGCATACAGAGACCGTCGTCAGAAAAAACGTAACTTCCGTAAACTATGGATTGCTCGTATTAACGCAGCAGCTCGTATGAACGGCCTAAGCTACAGCAAACTAATCCACGGTATGAAAGTTTCTGGAAACGAAATGAACCGTAAAATGTTGGCTGACTTAGCAGTTAATGATGCAGCAGCTTTCACTGCAATTGCAGAACAAGCCTCAAAAGCCCTAGAAAACAAGTAA
- a CDS encoding tyrosine-type recombinase/integrase translates to MKFDLPKLNPKQIIFSNYKNTYLESGITKEWFLTIQRLYRKKTGKEIKTITMHGFRHTHASLLYKANIPIKEAQERLGHSNVKTTLNIYTHLSKDQRDKTANRFAEFMNEI, encoded by the coding sequence ATAAAATTTGATTTACCTAAGCTAAATCCTAAACAGATTATTTTTTCTAATTACAAAAATACTTATCTCGAATCAGGTATAACTAAAGAGTGGTTTTTAACAATTCAGAGATTGTATAGGAAAAAGACTGGTAAAGAAATCAAAACAATCACAATGCACGGTTTTAGGCACACACATGCAAGTTTATTATACAAAGCAAATATCCCAATTAAAGAAGCTCAAGAAAGACTTGGACATTCTAATGTGAAAACGACACTGAACATTTACACTCACTTATCCAAAGACCAAAGAGATAAAACAGCTAATCGTTTTGCTGAATTCATGAATGAAATATAA
- a CDS encoding site-specific integrase, whose amino-acid sequence MLPKFQEMRIQDITPIYCQQIVNEWYKDKPKRASRFIYYFNRVMEHAMFLELIYQNPMANVKKPVTNLNLNQYEEFSNFFTKEELIEFLRFTKEKFDSERYAFFRTLAFTGLRKGEAFALTWEDINFDEKYLEVTKTVAKGDRNKTLIHPPKTKAGFRRISLDDTTLVALKT is encoded by the coding sequence ATATTACCAAAATTTCAAGAAATGAGAATCCAAGACATTACTCCAATCTATTGTCAGCAAATAGTAAATGAATGGTATAAAGATAAACCAAAAAGAGCTAGTAGGTTTATTTACTATTTTAATAGAGTAATGGAACATGCTATGTTCTTAGAATTAATCTATCAAAACCCAATGGCTAATGTTAAAAAACCAGTAACCAATCTTAATTTAAATCAGTATGAAGAGTTTTCAAATTTTTTTACTAAAGAAGAATTAATCGAGTTTCTGAGATTTACAAAAGAAAAATTTGATTCTGAAAGATATGCCTTTTTTAGAACATTGGCATTTACTGGATTACGCAAAGGAGAAGCATTTGCTTTAACTTGGGAGGATATTAATTTTGACGAGAAGTATTTAGAAGTAACTAAAACAGTTGCTAAAGGAGACAGAAACAAAACCCTAATTCACCCACCGAAAACAAAGGCTGGTTTTAGAAGAATAAGCTTGGACGATACCACATTAGTAGCTTTAAAAACATAG
- a CDS encoding Arm DNA-binding domain-containing protein produces the protein MAQIKPYKKQDGTINYMFDYYVGVNPKNGKKQKTTRRGFKTEEEASLALAELSLLVATEQYVPKKHHTFNEIFTLWYKQYCNLVKESTAVTA, from the coding sequence ATGGCACAAATCAAACCATACAAAAAGCAAGATGGCACTATCAATTACATGTTTGACTACTATGTAGGTGTTAATCCTAAGAATGGGAAGAAACAGAAAACAACTAGAAGGGGGTTTAAAACAGAGGAAGAAGCTAGTTTAGCATTAGCGGAATTAAGTCTTTTGGTTGCAACTGAACAGTATGTACCTAAGAAACACCATACCTTTAATGAAATTTTCACACTATGGTATAAGCAGTATTGCAACTTAGTAAAGGAAAGTACTGCAGTTACAGCTTAA
- a CDS encoding MarR family winged helix-turn-helix transcriptional regulator, translating to MNLRKLSKLFYQLKLANQEMTTKFEKETGFSITRYELMLFLKENGQCSQTNLQNELKIDSAAVTRHLKILEEKNYVIRERNKNNNREVVVRITENATKELEHCEREFGHPNKTMMSPLNEEEENTLLNLLTKLVK from the coding sequence ATGAATTTAAGAAAACTTAGCAAACTATTTTATCAACTTAAACTTGCCAATCAAGAAATGACCACTAAATTTGAAAAAGAAACAGGATTTAGTATTACACGTTATGAATTAATGTTGTTTCTGAAAGAGAATGGACAGTGTTCGCAAACAAACTTGCAGAATGAGTTGAAAATAGATAGTGCTGCGGTCACTAGACATTTAAAGATTTTAGAAGAAAAAAATTATGTTATACGTGAAAGAAACAAAAATAATAATCGAGAAGTTGTTGTTAGAATTACAGAGAATGCAACAAAAGAACTGGAACATTGTGAAAGAGAATTTGGTCATCCAAATAAAACGATGATGTCGCCATTGAATGAGGAAGAAGAAAATACTCTCCTAAATTTATTAACAAAATTAGTGAAATAA
- a CDS encoding NADP-dependent oxidoreductase gives MFAYQIKQYGKQEQLFLNEIQKPVLSENSIIIKVHSASLNPVDYRIRNGDTKFVLRYSMPLTLGHDFSGVIEAVGSKITQFRVGDSVYGRTPMTGAFQEYVVVGENDIAKAPKNLSLVESASVPLAGLTAYQGLFDWLQLKEKQSILILGGSGGVGHIAIQLALLTDAKVYTTASKEGQAFLQQFGSIEFIDYHKENFYEVLPPVDAVFDMRGGDELTHSFDVVKTGGKIASITSIPTPSYAKSANMNWFYQMILRAFTAKMYHLSKKKNIVFHSFLTQSNRQELEKITELVESEKLTISIQKIYPISEINTAMKEISNGRVKGKIVVDFTNKERNE, from the coding sequence ATGTTTGCGTATCAAATAAAGCAATACGGAAAGCAAGAACAACTTTTTTTGAATGAAATACAAAAACCTGTACTGTCTGAGAATAGTATAATAATCAAAGTTCATTCAGCAAGTTTGAATCCAGTTGATTACAGAATTCGCAATGGTGATACAAAATTTGTTTTGCGTTATTCAATGCCCTTGACACTAGGGCATGATTTTTCAGGCGTTATAGAAGCTGTGGGTTCAAAAATCACACAATTTAGAGTAGGTGATTCTGTATATGGAAGAACACCGATGACAGGGGCTTTCCAAGAATACGTTGTTGTTGGTGAAAATGATATAGCGAAAGCACCAAAAAATCTTTCTCTTGTTGAATCAGCTTCAGTTCCGCTTGCGGGATTAACTGCCTATCAAGGATTGTTTGACTGGCTTCAACTAAAGGAAAAACAATCTATTTTAATTCTTGGTGGGTCAGGTGGAGTAGGTCACATAGCTATTCAACTTGCTCTTTTAACCGATGCAAAGGTTTATACGACGGCAAGTAAGGAAGGACAAGCTTTTTTACAACAATTTGGAAGTATTGAATTTATTGACTATCATAAAGAAAATTTTTATGAAGTGCTGCCTCCAGTAGATGCTGTTTTTGACATGAGAGGCGGAGATGAACTAACGCATTCATTTGATGTTGTGAAAACCGGAGGAAAAATTGCCTCTATCACGAGTATTCCTACGCCATCTTATGCCAAATCAGCAAACATGAATTGGTTTTATCAAATGATTTTGCGAGCATTTACTGCAAAAATGTATCACTTATCAAAAAAAAAGAATATTGTTTTTCATTCTTTTTTAACGCAGTCTAATAGACAAGAACTCGAAAAAATTACAGAGCTTGTTGAGTCGGAAAAATTGACTATTTCTATTCAAAAGATTTATCCTATTTCAGAGATTAATACTGCTATGAAAGAAATAAGCAACGGACGTGTGAAAGGGAAAATTGTAGTTGATTTTACGAATAAAGAGAGAAATGAGTAG
- a CDS encoding nitroreductase family protein, translating into MSKNLANNDFSEITFGRKSVRGYDETVKISHEEMLEMIQEATTAPSSVNMQPWRFVVVESDEQKSKLKPLIRFNTKQNDTSSAMVLIFGDMQCYELGEDIYNQAVEEGKMSAEVRDQQLAAIIPYYKNFTKEQMNDVVKIDSSLAAMQFMLIARAHGYETNPIGGFESDQLAEAFGLDKERYVPVMILSIGKEKEAGYTSVRLAAEKITEFK; encoded by the coding sequence ATGTCCAAAAATTTAGCAAACAATGATTTTTCAGAAATTACATTTGGAAGAAAGTCTGTTCGTGGATATGATGAAACAGTAAAAATATCTCATGAAGAAATGCTTGAAATGATTCAAGAAGCAACGACTGCACCATCATCAGTGAATATGCAACCTTGGCGTTTTGTCGTTGTTGAGAGTGATGAACAAAAATCTAAACTAAAACCATTAATTCGTTTCAATACAAAGCAAAACGATACTTCCTCAGCAATGGTTTTGATTTTTGGTGACATGCAATGCTATGAATTAGGGGAAGATATTTACAACCAAGCAGTTGAAGAAGGTAAAATGTCAGCTGAAGTAAGAGACCAACAATTGGCTGCAATTATTCCATATTACAAAAATTTTACTAAAGAGCAGATGAATGATGTAGTAAAAATTGATTCAAGTTTAGCTGCGATGCAATTCATGCTCATTGCTCGGGCACATGGATATGAAACGAATCCAATTGGAGGATTCGAGTCTGACCAGTTAGCAGAAGCTTTTGGGTTAGATAAAGAGAGATATGTACCAGTAATGATTTTATCTATCGGAAAAGAGAAAGAAGCTGGATATACTTCTGTTCGATTGGCTGCTGAAAAAATCACTGAATTTAAATGA
- a CDS encoding putative quinol monooxygenase, whose product MKIIQANFYVKNDKREDFLADIVPLIASTRLEEGCLLYDLYESVEKKNQFVMIEHWKNQESIDKHNQNPLLINLFGKMSEYAEKKTELIITEKEE is encoded by the coding sequence ATGAAAATTATACAAGCAAATTTTTATGTAAAAAATGATAAAAGAGAAGATTTTTTAGCGGATATAGTACCTTTAATCGCTTCTACACGATTGGAAGAAGGCTGCTTGCTATATGATTTATATGAATCAGTGGAAAAGAAAAATCAGTTTGTTATGATTGAACATTGGAAAAACCAAGAATCAATTGATAAACATAACCAAAATCCACTATTAATAAACTTATTTGGAAAAATGTCAGAATATGCTGAGAAGAAAACAGAATTAATTATCACAGAAAAGGAGGAATAG
- a CDS encoding DUF1304 domain-containing protein, with protein sequence MSIISTVLIVFVALEFFYIMYLETFATTSGATSRVFNMTKEELKRNSVSTLFKNQGVYNGLIGVGLLYSVFSSTASLEISRLLLVYIILVALYGSLTSNKKIILTQGGLAILALVSTFF encoded by the coding sequence ATGTCTATAATTTCAACTGTTTTAATCGTATTTGTTGCTTTGGAATTCTTCTATATCATGTATCTAGAGACTTTTGCAACTACATCAGGTGCAACGAGTAGAGTTTTTAATATGACAAAAGAAGAATTGAAAAGAAATTCTGTAAGTACTTTATTTAAAAATCAAGGGGTATATAATGGTCTAATTGGTGTAGGGTTGCTGTATAGCGTATTTTCTTCAACAGCTTCACTTGAAATTAGTCGATTATTATTAGTTTATATAATTTTAGTTGCTTTATATGGTAGTTTAACAAGTAATAAAAAGATTATTTTAACACAAGGTGGTTTAGCCATTCTAGCACTTGTTTCAACCTTCTTTTAA
- a CDS encoding recombinase family protein, with protein MANKIIGYIRTSKNTQDLGLEVQRKALENYEPDELFSEQISGRKENRTELDKALKRLEKGDTLLIYNLARLSRSSRQLVNLMSELNEKEIYLKSIQESIDTRTASGRLFYTVLAGIAEFEAENISIRTKEALANTDKTLGRPPIKQSKRKKIIVLYKGNQLSLKEIAVKCGVSEKTVYNIAKKAGLSRK; from the coding sequence ATGGCAAATAAAATTATTGGTTATATTCGAACGAGTAAAAACACACAAGATTTAGGATTAGAAGTGCAAAGGAAGGCTCTAGAAAACTATGAACCAGATGAATTATTTTCTGAACAGATTAGTGGTAGGAAAGAGAATCGAACAGAACTCGATAAAGCATTAAAACGTTTAGAAAAAGGAGATACTTTACTTATTTACAATTTAGCTAGATTAAGTAGGTCAAGCAGGCAATTAGTGAACTTGATGTCTGAGTTGAATGAGAAAGAAATTTATCTGAAAAGTATTCAAGAATCGATTGATACCAGAACAGCAAGTGGACGATTATTTTATACTGTCTTAGCTGGAATAGCAGAATTTGAAGCTGAAAATATTAGCATCAGAACAAAGGAAGCCTTAGCTAATACTGACAAGACCTTGGGAAGACCACCAATAAAACAAAGTAAACGTAAGAAAATCATTGTTTTATATAAGGGGAATCAGCTATCACTGAAAGAAATTGCTGTAAAATGTGGTGTGTCTGAGAAAACTGTTTATAACATTGCTAAAAAAGCTGGTTTGTCCCGAAAATGA
- a CDS encoding aldehyde dehydrogenase family protein — translation MSDVGPLINDEARDTIDQQLKDALEKGANLLIGGNRLTEGNYQNGFFYQPTVIDGVTQDMNIFYEETFGPVIPLIEFEREDEVIEKANDSDFGLASYVFTNSLRKAENLSRTLEYGLVAINNTGVSFAEAPFGGVKFSGLGRENGRQGVEEFIETKFVHTLYLN, via the coding sequence ATAAGCGATGTCGGCCCCCTTATAAACGATGAAGCAAGAGATACGATTGATCAACAGTTGAAAGATGCCTTAGAAAAAGGTGCTAACTTGTTAATTGGTGGCAATCGTCTTACAGAGGGTAACTATCAAAATGGCTTTTTCTATCAACCAACTGTTATTGATGGTGTGACCCAAGATATGAACATATTCTATGAAGAAACTTTTGGACCAGTTATTCCTTTAATTGAATTCGAAAGGGAAGATGAAGTCATTGAAAAGGCCAATGATAGTGACTTTGGTTTAGCTTCTTATGTCTTTACAAATAGTTTAAGAAAGGCAGAAAACTTATCACGCACCCTTGAATACGGCTTAGTAGCTATTAACAACACAGGGGTATCGTTTGCAGAAGCTCCATTTGGCGGTGTGAAATTTTCCGGATTAGGACGAGAAAATGGTAGGCAAGGTGTTGAGGAGTTTATCGAAACAAAATTTGTTCATACTTTATACTTAAATTAG
- the hemG gene encoding protoporphyrinogen oxidase, translated as MERAKNRIAIIGSGISGLVAAYEVNKYIQKEQLPFEFLVLEERLSPGGTIKTVETEDGYVDVGASSFDLRHSDVRPFIEELGLSDELQYSIGEKMDRFSGHEFIHTEKPTYHGIPMQLKDIMHDKELSLKDKLTVIVNSSFNDMRRGADLCISTANFLEYRFCKEVSDLIAYPNYPENIYGSIEISPPEIFDTNLITLFEYTDSKMKLDPEKIDFYTDGSGKEYTFKKGMSTLVKRLLRDVEGFIQTDKKLEKITQIDKGNHLLTLNKQEELRVGCVISTLPLSENYDLFSEQIDDQLLIPKPISASMGTVFFQFPKGVIGRYPVGHGFVIPKRSEFQIAKATFLNRKWPSFENAKYDNIVVDIGRRQEDTIIELPDEVILEFIEKELQEIINLKASYHYARVYRWPDVIPHMSVDDRQRLIKNRETYNQLFADKGLFIGGNGLRGYGLRNAIGEGKRLAAQAIAYMKDKNATAF; from the coding sequence ATGGAGCGAGCGAAAAATAGAATAGCAATTATCGGAAGCGGTATTAGCGGTTTAGTTGCAGCTTATGAAGTGAATAAGTATATTCAAAAAGAACAACTGCCTTTTGAATTTCTCGTTTTAGAAGAGCGACTAAGTCCTGGTGGCACGATTAAAACGGTTGAAACTGAAGATGGCTATGTGGACGTGGGGGCCAGTAGCTTTGATCTGAGGCACAGCGATGTTCGGCCTTTTATAGAAGAATTAGGTTTGTCTGATGAACTTCAATATAGTATTGGAGAAAAAATGGATCGATTCAGTGGTCATGAATTTATTCATACCGAAAAACCAACCTACCATGGTATTCCTATGCAATTAAAGGATATAATGCACGATAAAGAGCTTTCTCTGAAGGATAAATTGACTGTTATTGTTAATAGTTCGTTTAATGATATGAGAAGGGGAGCCGACCTTTGTATCTCAACAGCTAATTTCTTAGAATATCGTTTCTGCAAAGAAGTTAGTGATCTGATTGCCTATCCCAATTATCCTGAAAATATTTATGGATCAATTGAAATCAGCCCACCTGAAATTTTTGATACTAATCTTATCACCTTATTTGAGTATACAGACTCTAAAATGAAGCTTGATCCTGAAAAAATTGACTTCTATACAGACGGTTCGGGGAAAGAATACACCTTTAAAAAGGGCATGTCGACCTTAGTAAAACGTTTGTTAAGAGATGTTGAGGGATTTATTCAAACAGATAAAAAATTAGAAAAAATCACGCAAATTGATAAAGGTAATCATTTACTCACTCTAAATAAACAAGAAGAGTTACGAGTGGGATGTGTCATTTCCACCTTGCCACTCTCAGAGAACTATGATTTGTTTTCAGAGCAAATTGATGATCAGTTACTTATACCTAAACCAATCAGTGCCAGTATGGGAACTGTGTTTTTTCAGTTTCCTAAAGGGGTTATTGGGAGATATCCAGTAGGGCATGGCTTTGTTATTCCTAAACGAAGTGAGTTTCAAATTGCCAAAGCTACTTTTCTCAACCGTAAATGGCCATCTTTTGAGAATGCTAAGTATGACAATATCGTTGTTGATATTGGTCGACGTCAAGAGGATACCATTATCGAGTTACCAGACGAGGTAATATTGGAATTCATTGAGAAGGAATTACAAGAAATAATAAATTTAAAAGCAAGCTATCATTATGCACGCGTTTATCGCTGGCCAGATGTGATTCCTCATATGTCCGTAGATGATCGACAAAGATTAATAAAGAACAGAGAAACTTACAATCAACTGTTTGCTGATAAAGGATTATTTATTGGTGGAAATGGTCTGAGGGGATATGGCTTAAGAAATGCCATTGGTGAAGGCAAGCGGTTAGCAGCGCAAGCAATCGCCTACATGAAAGATAAAAATGCAACAGCTTTTTAA
- a CDS encoding MBL fold metallo-hydrolase: MELTILGFMGGYPSKGIGTTSYLLTSADFRLLIDVGSQAVIALERHLDPLDLDALILTHYHPDHIADLGVLQHTFLLKERQNGKEKTILPIYGHQESELEKLRNFPHVSEAINYQADETLQLGPFDIQFLRTVHPVVCYALSIVERDSGKKFVFTADSGYLADLVDFSRDADLLLADTNFYAGNENHPVHMTSKEVGELAKAADVKSLVLTHLPPDGDWQRLLDEAQLAAGHIKVTLAKEDLTIQL, translated from the coding sequence ATGGAATTAACAATATTAGGCTTTATGGGTGGTTATCCGTCAAAGGGAATTGGTACGACCTCTTATTTACTAACGTCAGCTGATTTTAGACTGTTGATTGATGTGGGTAGCCAAGCAGTTATCGCTTTAGAAAGACATTTAGATCCCTTAGATTTGGATGCGTTGATTCTAACTCATTATCATCCCGATCATATTGCGGATTTGGGCGTTTTGCAACATACATTCTTGCTAAAAGAAAGACAAAATGGTAAAGAAAAAACTATTTTACCAATCTATGGACACCAGGAATCAGAACTAGAAAAATTGCGAAATTTTCCTCATGTATCAGAAGCTATCAACTATCAAGCGGACGAAACCTTGCAGTTGGGACCATTTGATATCCAATTTCTAAGGACTGTTCATCCCGTTGTTTGCTATGCCTTGTCAATCGTTGAGCGAGACAGTGGTAAAAAGTTTGTCTTTACAGCTGACTCTGGTTACTTAGCTGATTTAGTTGATTTTTCTCGAGATGCAGACCTCTTATTAGCGGATACTAATTTTTATGCGGGAAATGAAAATCATCCAGTCCATATGACCTCTAAGGAAGTAGGCGAGCTGGCAAAAGCTGCCGATGTTAAATCGTTAGTTTTAACCCACTTACCACCAGATGGCGATTGGCAACGTCTATTAGACGAAGCACAATTAGCAGCTGGCCATATTAAAGTAACATTAGCAAAAGAAGATTTAACGATTCAACTATAA
- a CDS encoding lipoate--protein ligase codes for MYFVDNQNHLDPSVNIALETFLLKEKKLDEPILLFYINEPSIIIGRNQNTIEEINQGYVEDQGIHVVRRMSGGGAVYHDLGNFSFCFITEDDGQSFRDFAKFTEPVIGFLHSVGVKDAALKGRNDLTIGEKKFSGNAMYSTNGRMTAHGTILFDSDLDAITSALKPRKEKIESKGIKSIRSRVTNIKPFVDDKYKELTTEEFRDLMLLYIFDVEDRQDVKEYQLTEEDWKRVYEIRDQYFGNWDWNYGKSPRFDVEIRKRYPIGTIDFNFNIESSTIKRVKVYGDFFGLGEIADVEEALVGTHFTKAAVKEKLESLDLKKYFGNITADELAESLFEQ; via the coding sequence ATGTATTTCGTAGACAATCAAAACCATTTAGATCCAAGTGTTAATATTGCACTTGAAACGTTTTTGCTAAAAGAAAAGAAATTAGATGAGCCGATTCTACTTTTCTACATCAATGAACCGTCCATTATTATCGGACGTAATCAAAATACAATTGAAGAGATCAACCAAGGCTATGTCGAAGACCAAGGGATTCATGTCGTACGTCGTATGTCAGGTGGCGGGGCAGTTTACCATGATTTAGGAAACTTCTCATTCTGCTTTATTACAGAAGATGATGGGCAATCCTTCCGTGACTTTGCTAAATTTACTGAACCAGTAATTGGATTCTTACATAGTGTTGGTGTGAAGGACGCTGCCTTGAAGGGACGCAATGATCTGACAATTGGAGAGAAAAAGTTCTCTGGAAATGCCATGTATTCAACGAATGGTCGAATGACAGCTCATGGTACGATTCTGTTTGATTCCGATTTAGATGCTATAACGAGTGCATTAAAACCACGTAAAGAAAAAATCGAATCAAAAGGGATTAAATCAATTCGTAGCCGCGTCACAAATATAAAACCGTTTGTGGACGATAAATATAAAGAGCTAACAACAGAAGAATTCCGTGACCTTATGCTACTCTACATTTTTGATGTTGAAGACCGTCAAGATGTGAAAGAGTATCAGTTAACAGAAGAAGACTGGAAACGCGTTTATGAAATCCGTGACCAGTACTTTGGAAACTGGGATTGGAACTACGGTAAATCACCACGCTTTGATGTTGAAATTCGCAAACGTTACCCAATTGGAACGATTGATTTCAATTTTAACATTGAATCATCAACCATTAAACGCGTTAAAGTTTATGGGGATTTCTTTGGTCTGGGAGAAATCGCTGATGTGGAAGAAGCGTTAGTAGGAACTCATTTTACAAAAGCGGCTGTAAAAGAAAAGCTTGAATCACTAGATTTGAAAAAATACTTTGGTAACATTACAGCTGATGAGTTAGCTGAATCATTATTTGAACAATAA
- the trpS gene encoding tryptophan--tRNA ligase, whose amino-acid sequence MKKKVFSGVQPSGIPTIGNYVGAMKHFVELQDEYDCTYCIVNQHAITVPQDPSELRSRTRELAALYLALGIDPNKSTIFVQSDVPAHAQAAWIVQCHTSIGELERMTQYKDKSGKQESVSAGLLTYPPLMAADIILYDTDFVPVGDDQKQHLELTRNFVQRFNNRYSKKDELLVMPEPMIAEEGSRIMSLQEPTSKMSKSDTNQKGFISLLDPPNVILKKIKSAKTDSSGVIEYDKENKPGISNLLTIFSAFSGKSIKELEAEFAGSGYGDFKVQLAEAIIAVLEPIQNRYQELLVSDELDHVLKEGAERANKVAHATLKRMETAIGLA is encoded by the coding sequence GTGAAGAAAAAAGTATTTTCTGGAGTACAGCCAAGTGGTATCCCAACCATCGGAAACTATGTGGGAGCCATGAAGCATTTTGTAGAATTACAAGATGAATATGATTGTACATACTGTATTGTAAACCAACATGCGATTACCGTTCCTCAAGATCCGAGTGAACTAAGAAGTCGAACAAGAGAATTAGCTGCTTTATATTTAGCGCTTGGCATTGATCCAAATAAATCAACTATTTTTGTTCAATCTGATGTCCCTGCTCATGCACAGGCAGCATGGATTGTCCAATGTCACACATCGATTGGCGAATTAGAACGTATGACCCAATACAAAGACAAATCTGGCAAGCAAGAATCAGTTTCTGCTGGTTTGTTAACTTACCCGCCACTAATGGCTGCTGATATTATTTTATACGATACAGATTTCGTGCCCGTTGGCGATGACCAAAAACAACATTTAGAGTTAACACGAAACTTCGTGCAACGCTTTAATAACCGTTACAGCAAAAAAGATGAGCTTTTAGTAATGCCAGAACCGATGATCGCTGAAGAAGGAAGTCGCATTATGAGCTTACAAGAACCAACTTCAAAAATGAGCAAATCGGATACTAATCAAAAAGGCTTTATTTCCTTATTAGACCCACCTAATGTGATTTTGAAAAAAATTAAGAGTGCTAAAACTGATTCAAGTGGCGTCATTGAATACGATAAGGAAAATAAACCTGGTATTTCAAACTTACTGACTATTTTCTCTGCCTTTAGCGGAAAATCGATTAAAGAACTAGAAGCTGAATTTGCTGGCAGTGGCTATGGTGACTTTAAAGTTCAATTAGCAGAAGCCATTATCGCTGTATTAGAGCCTATTCAAAATCGTTATCAAGAACTATTAGTATCAGATGAATTAGACCATGTATTAAAAGAAGGCGCAGAGCGTGCTAATAAAGTGGCTCATGCAACCCTTAAACGCATGGAAACCGCAATTGGTCTTGCATAA